The Strix uralensis isolate ZFMK-TIS-50842 chromosome 5, bStrUra1, whole genome shotgun sequence genome segment CCGTCCTGCGGCTGAGCTGTGCCTCTCGCGTGGCGCCCCCGCGGagctccccttccctcctcccggCTGTAGCCTGCGGGGCGGGCGGCCTCCAGCACCTCGGGCTGCCGAGTGTGCCCTGCTCACGCCTGCCTGCAACTGTGACACCAGCTCTTTAAATAACTTGGttgcaaaaaaaatatatatatttatatgtatctGCCTGTGTGTTCCTGGGGCAACACATTAAAAGGCAAAATGGGGCAGAAGGGGCTGGGGTTGTAGCTGTGCACCTGCAAATGGCCCCACTGCGCCCACCTGCCCACACCAGCCTGGGAGCTGCCCCGCCTCGCCCCCTCCTTCCCTCCGGGTGCAGGAGGACCCCACGGGGACCTGAGTGGGTGGCTCGCCGCCATCGCTCGGGGGAtcctgggcagggagctgggtCCGTGGTGGTGTGGGGAGGAAGGCTATGTGGACGCTGGAGAGCAAGGGGAGGCAGGCGGGGGTCCCAGTGAGGCTGGGCCAAGGGAGCaggatggaggagctggaggggtgTGCTGTCCCTTAGGCCACGCTCGCGTTTCCACAGCACCTGCTGGGTCCTAGAGGGGCACCAAACCCCATCTCCCTGGCCTTGCGTTGCCCCTGTGTCCCACACTCTGCTCAGTTCTCTGTGGGCTGTCCTGCTGGCGGTGATGTGCCCAGGGGGCACCTTCCTCCCACAGGCAGTGGCTGCCCCTCATCTGCAGCTCCCGCGGCACAGTCCGTGGTAGCTGGGGCTTCAGCATCACCAGCGGGAGTCCTGGGGGACAGCGGGGCATCTCGGCTGTGGCGGTGTGCCGGCTGTGGGGGGAGCGGTGGCGGGACAGAGGGGGCTCGGCTGGGCACCCCAGCCATCCGTCGCGGGCGGGCTTTGGGGCTGGCTGTGTGCTCGGGGGCTGCTGGAGAGGGAGCCATGCTCCGAGGCTGGGCCACAGGTGGCGGCGGCATCATGGGTCGGGCTGGAGCAGGACGCTTGCCTGGGAAGAAAGCTGGGGTGAGCTGAGGTCCCCTCTGCCATGTTCTCTCCCTGGAGCAGAGGGCTGCCAGCCGTGGATCAGGAAGGGGGCTGCCCCTTGACTAGCTCCCATACTGGAGACCCCGCACAccagcttttcacagaatcacagaatcattcaggttggaaaagacccttgggatcatcaggtccaaccatcagccctactctacaaagttctcccctacaccataacccccaacatcacatccaatGTTTTGAGGGATTTTCCCACCCTCTTCCCTTCACAAGGGGCCATGAACTTTGACACCTCTTTACGGGGGGTGTTCAATCCGACACTGGAGGACTTGCCATGTCCATCCCACAGTTCCACctcagctggggctggagcacacAATGAGGGGCTGGATCCCACCCATGCTTCCCCAGCCAGAGGCCCTTCCTCTGCCTCTGGTGGCAGGGATGTCCCCAGCACCCTTTTGTGCAGGGAACGGTGGGATGAAGGCAAACCAGAGGAGGTGGCACTGGGGGGTGTCATTTCCCAAGCACTGTGCTGTCTGGGGCACCCTAACCTTTGCGGGCGGTGGCATCAGTCATTGTTGGAGCCGGCGACCCCGCAGCTTCAGGAGATGGTCTGGTCACCACTGGAGGTGCTGGCTGGGACCTGGCCTCAGGGTCCCTCGAGGTGCTGTGCACAGAATGGGGCAAGTCATGCTTTCTCTGGGCATGGCCGTCCTGGCCACGAGGCACCTCACATCCACCTGCGAGGGTATGGCCCCTGGCGTGGGGTGAGGGGAGGACATGGGGAGAACTGGCTCAGCCAGAGCTCTCAGCTCCCCCTGGACTTACACCTCTCCATCTGGGAGAGTGGAGTTGCCAAACGGAGGGGGCTCGGGCGTCAGCTCTTCCACCAGAGAGGCCTCGTCAAGTCCGCTGTTTGCAGGTGGTGTGAACATGCCCGAAACGTTGAAATCTACCTCTGGGTGGAGAGAAAGCAGGAGACCCCATGAGGAAGCACTTGTCACCCAGCTTCCCCTGATGACCCCACAGCAGGGAACCAGAGCAGCCCCCCCACTTCCCTCCTGCTGGGGATGGAGAAATGTCCCATTCCTTGCTCCTCCCTTCACCCTGGGCTGCGGCTCCCCAAACGAGGCCCTGGCCCTACCTCCAGGGAAGAGGCTGTCCGCGTTCTGGATGAGGGCTTCTACCACGCCTACTACCTGGATGGAGGAGACCGAGGCCAAGTCTAGTTGCATGGGGTCTCTGGAGAGACAGGGGTGGGGGACCATCAGAAAAGGGATTTCAGGGCATTAACCCTTTTGGTGTTCATTCCTGAGGGGGCAGAGCCTGAAGGGGAGATAGTCTAGCTGAGGGGAGTGGTAGGGCAGGAGGCGGGCCTTGTTCCCTGTCCTGGAAACCCTGGTTTGGTGTTGGAGGCCAATGGTGTTGGAGGCCATCCATGTCACAAGTACTCCGGGTCTCAGCCTCTGCTACTTTGCAGGTGGCTAAGAGGACATGTGCTTGGCAAGGGGACATGCCATGTGAGGACTGCAGGGACAAGGGACAGGACTTGAGGACGGAAGAGGTGCAGGTTCTTTAGACCAGCCTGAAGGCTGCTGGCTCAGCCTTTACTATGGCGTTTGCACTCAGGGCaccccagctggggctggggagctgcctcccacccctccaAGCTGGGCCTTACCCTGTGCTCTGCTGTGACCACAGCAGGTTGGGACCCAGCACGATGGCGATGTTGCTGGGGGTCATTTTATTTACCTCCTGGTGTTCGGCAAGCTTGGCTAAAAACTTGATCAGATACCTGGGAGGTAAAAGGAGGGTGAAGGGGCGTAAGTACGGATTTGGGGAGGGAACGGCTGCCCCCTGTGATTGCGTGGGGCCAAAGAAGACTTGTCCCTGCAAAACACCTCAGATTGTTGTAGCTCTCCTGGGGCAGGTGGCTGCAGGTGTCTCGCAGGCTCTGTACGCGGCTGTCAACGTCCTTTAAGCTGcaagagagaagaaggaggagtgGAGAGCTCAGCCCGCTTCCTATGGCAGAGAGGGACACAGTGTGCAAGGGAGGAAGGCCAGTGTCGGCCACCCCGTGCGGGCCATAGCCCTGGGCATGGAGATGACCTGCTGCTGCCTTTACTGGGCAGCTAGGGCAGGCATCCACAGAAGACAAAATTGCTCCCCAAAGGCTCAGAGGGATTTAATATGATATGAATATAGCTTGTGGGTAGGCCTGGGGATGAGCACTGCCGTGCCATGAACAGCCACCCTATTTCACTGTAACTATGGGGCTCGTTGGCACTGAGCTGACCCCTTCAGAAAGATgctctccccctttccccaggCTTTTTGCTTTGCCTCCTCCACTACCCCTTCCATCCCAAAAGCAAGATACCAAACTGGGCTGGTGGGCTGGTGAGATGGGGCTCATGCCATTCAGGCCAAGTGGGTCTTCACAAACTAAGCTCTTCTTGCAATCAAAAAGGCTGCAGCCTTCCCCCTTGCCCTGCTGTGTTTTTTATTGCTATTCTCCAAGATTTTGGGCCATCTGAATGTCTGTCAAGCATGGGACAGACCAGGTGCTGTGTTTGTATCTCCCTACATGGCAAACGAGGCCGAGCAGCCCAGCTCCAAgtgctgggagggatggaggggggtgATTGGGGGCTTTTTGAGACTTGCCAGGATTTCTGCCCTAACACCTGGACCCACCTGGCCACTTTGACCCATTCGTTGTAGAGCTCGAAGGTCATCAAAGGCTGGGGCAGCTCCCGCAGGTAGGATTTCAGTGCacctgggaggggagggggagcggAGGGGGTGATGGCAGCTAGGGGACAGCAGGGACTGCCCAATTGTGTCCGCCCGTCCTGCCTTGCTGGCACCCACCGGCCACAGCGTGGGGGTCCGAGTAAAACTCCTCCAGGGCGTTGGAGCCACTGGCCAAGCTGCTCTTCAGCTTCCTCAGCACTGAGGCGCCTGCTGCCAGCCGGAAGAGTCCCTGGGGATGGAGAAAAGAGGGAAGGGATGCAAGGGGCTCcactgttggggggggggagggtggtgggGGAATCAGGAGtgctttctacctcctccctcatgCCGGCAGTCAGCAACATCATGACACAGGCTTCGATGGGCAGTGCAATCTCCCGGCCCAAGCTCTTGAGGTGTGTCTCTAGGGGCACACCGTAGTACCCCACCACCGGAATGTCTGCAGTGAAGGAGGGCTCTAGAAGAGGGAGGTAAATGTTGGGAGGGACAGCAGCCACCAGGGACATCTAGCACATAGCCACAGCGACACCTTACTCCAAGCCAAGCCTGGCTGGGTGGAGGcagaggcagtgcaggcagcatcCCCAGCCTGCCTCAGGCTGCAGTCCCCGACTGACCAGCTTGATGTGGGAGGCAATGGCAggtgcagggagggaaaaaacccatctTTCCCAGCCTCACCAGCCACACTTGCATCCCCCAGGCTTGGCCATGGCTCTCGCCAGGCTGCATGGAGAGCTGGCAGGTACCTGTCTGGCTGTGGCTTTCCTTCAGCTCTGCCAGAGCAGAGTCCAGCGATCCTAGGGACTGCCGGTGGTACTGGGCTTGGATTTCCAGCAACTGCCGGACAGGAGACAGACAAACAGCTCTCAGTTTGGCACCGGCCCCTCTCAGAGAGACCCCTGTTCCCAGGACATTGCACCCACATGGAGACAGGGTGAAGGGGGAGCTGCAAGGGTAATCCCCTGGGGTCCATGGGACCGTGGCTATAGTGAGGGGTAATGGGCAAACTGGAGAGGGGGGTCATTGGGACAAGCCACTCTGCAGTTGGTGACAGTGGTGGCATTAACTCACAGTGCACGGAGCAAGGCCAGCTTTGGGCATTTGCTAGTGATTGGGGCTGTCCTCTGCCCTGGCCAGAGGGCTTGGTGTGCATGGGGACAAGACTGGGCTCACACATACCCCAGGAGATGTTCACACACAGAGGAGGAATGTGAGAGAGGACTTACTCTGATGAAGTAGCTGGCATAGCTGTCCTCTTTGGTGGAGAAGTGGTAGAGGTCAGCCATGTACTCATCCTGGGAAGGGAGACACAGGGAAGAGCAACCTTCCACCTTCTCCTTGGCACCCAAGGAGGACTTCACGAAGCCCCCTGTCGGGGCCATGGTTTCCCAGACAGGGTCTCTGGGGTGCAGTGGGGAGGCAGGCTGGGACCATGTGGGGATCCCTCCTTGCCCACATCACTTGCATTCAGGTAGTGGCAGCAACCTGCCCTACGATCAGGGTCCTGGCAGAACTGGCTCAGGGACAAGGGGTCCCTGCACCTCCAACTGTGGTGAGTCCACGGGCTCTGCCAGACAAGGCAGAGGGCTTTTCAGAGAAACAGGGCAGAGGTGGAGAAAGCTGATGTGAAAGTCACCTGCCACCCAGCACAGACTCCAGCTTGGCTGGCTCCCAGTCTGAGGGGACGCCACAAGCTCCCTGCTCTAGCCCCTGGAGCCTCTTCTCTGCAGCAGCTTGTGCTTCAAATCCTTTACTCTTCTTCCCTGGGCTTGGGCCATCTCCCTGTTTCTGTTCCTTGAGGGACCAGTTTGCTGCCTGGCTGCATCTGTCTCAGCATGAGGTCACCTTGGATAGAGCCACTGAAGGGGAGCAAGTCTCTAGCCCTGGAGCTGCCCAGTGGGGTAGAGTGACACTCTCACCTTGCACTGCTCCACCTTCCTcttcacttcctcctcctcttctttcaaGATCTCCAGTTTGTTGGCAGCAGAAGATGCTCCCGGGCCAGTGCCAGCACCAGTGCTGTAACTAGAACTCTTGGCAGCTTGGTTCAGCCTTTGTGGTGGGAAAGAAGAGACTCAGTGTCAGGGACATGGGGTGGGACAGGTGTGCAGAAGGGGTATGGGGATCACGAGGGCGACAGCAAATCCCAGTACTGCCCTGTGATGGTTTTCCTAGGCCAGCACCTCTCACTTCCCTCACCCGGAAGATGCTGCCACACCAATGGGCGCGACCTGGTCAAGTCAGAGGGCACTCAGCAAGGATGACTGAAACACCCAGGGTCTGCAGGACCCTTCCCAAGCCCCGTTCCTGAgatctcctctcctcttctccctccagccAAAGGGAGGACAGTGTGGAAACAAGCCATCAGTGACCCATGGCTGCCCCACTCTCCCAGAGAAACATGGCACAGCACAGGCTACCCTGCAAGAGTCGGAGCGGGGCAATCTCAGTGGCACTGAGTGGCACCGGGGCACTTTGCTGCCTTTGACAATGGTGCTGCCCTTCTCTCCTGTGCCATggagccagcagctcagcccagagtgagatgcatctgcagagaggggctggctGGACACACCCAAAGAGCTGTTGCCTCTTGGACTTTGCCCCCAGCCATTGGAAATTCACGCCCCAGGGCAgtcatcttcctctcttccctgaCCTGGCTGGGGGCTGTGCCCCATATGCCCTGGGTCCTTGGCCACAGTGTGCCCATACCGGCTCTTGATTGTGTTCCAGTCAGAAATCAACTTCTGGAGGGTCTTCTTGCGCTTCAGGATGATGGGAAGCTCCTCCTGGGTGAGAGAGGGACCAGAGTGAGTGCAGGAGgcttggggaaggggaagggaaggtgggacaggagagcagagcagggagggtgGCCAGGACTACCTCGCTGAGCCTGTTGAGTGGCTGCAGGACATCATGCTCCAGGGCAATCTCGAACTCGGCCAGGATTTTGGCCAGCGAGCTCTGTATGCAGCAGCCCATCTCCAGGGCTTTCCTGCATGGGGACAGAGATGAAATGAGTGTAGGCTGAAGCCATGCCACTCTCTGACCCAACACCCCCGCTATACCCATACCCACGTGGGATCCTGAGCTAGGCCCTGCCCCCTCTGCAATTGGAGGTGAAGGTGCTGACTGTCCCTTCTTCCACTCCAATGCCAGTGTTTGCTCTGAGGACAAGGTTTGACAGTTCAGCTTGGCTGTGGGAGCCCCTGACCCAAGACAGTGGCTCTGACAGGGTATGGCATCTTTTGGAGTTGCCCCCGGCACTTTGTCCCATCAGCACTTACCCAAGGCTGGACTCCGTGTCAAGTTCCTTGAAGCTCTCAGCCATCGTCATGGACAGAACCATCAAGGGCAGCTTCTTCTGCACAGAGCCAAGGATTCAGGAAAGGGATGGTGAGCTGGCATGTGGCAGCTCCCTCCTTGTGAAGCATGCCACCATGGAATAGAAGCAAGTGGCCAATCCCTGTGCTGGGTCCCCAcatcttcccctggctcacccagcCCCGTTGGCCCTGGAGCCTGAGGAAGGGCCCCTTAGATCCCTTCAGCCAAATCTAGGATCCGGTTAGCTAAATAAGGCACAGAGGCTTCATAGTTGGTTAGAAAACTTCCAGCCTTCTCCCAAATAGTGAAGGACTGTGACACTGGTGGAGGCCCTTACCAAGCCCAGTCCTGCCATGGCTTCAAATGTATAGATCAGTTTAATCACTGAGAATAATTAAGCCAAGATGGGGCTTGTCAGGTTGCCCAGAAGAGTGAACCCCACAAAATCATGGTGGGGCGAAGGAAAGCACTGGGGGATCCAGTGCTTGCTTCCTAGACAAGGGCTGGTGAGCACTTGCTGGGAAGAGGGTGGCAAGTTCAAAccgaggaggaggaagtggtggcACCACTGTGCCCAGCTGCACTGTGGTGCTCCTCACTGCAGGGCACTGTG includes the following:
- the SH3BP1 gene encoding SH3 domain-binding protein 1, with translation MMKRQFNWMRQQLSHPNITSRAQEATELLPEDLLQIEQRIEPAKRAAHSVSKRLQACLQGQCGSEMDKRVKKLPLMVLSMTMAESFKELDTESSLGKALEMGCCIQSSLAKILAEFEIALEHDVLQPLNRLSEEELPIILKRKKTLQKLISDWNTIKSRLNQAAKSSSYSTGAGTGPGASSAANKLEILKEEEEEVKRKVEQCKDEYMADLYHFSTKEDSYASYFIRLLEIQAQYHRQSLGSLDSALAELKESHSQTEPSFTADIPVVGYYGVPLETHLKSLGREIALPIEACVMMLLTAGMREEGLFRLAAGASVLRKLKSSLASGSNALEEFYSDPHAVAGALKSYLRELPQPLMTFELYNEWVKVASLKDVDSRVQSLRDTCSHLPQESYNNLRYLIKFLAKLAEHQEVNKMTPSNIAIVLGPNLLWSQQSTGDPMQLDLASVSSIQVVGVVEALIQNADSLFPGEVDFNVSGMFTPPANSGLDEASLVEELTPEPPPFGNSTLPDGEVTSRDPEARSQPAPPVVTRPSPEAAGSPAPTMTDATARKGKRPAPARPMMPPPPVAQPRSMAPSPAAPEHTASPKARPRRMAGVPSRAPSVPPPLPPQPAHRHSRDAPLSPRTPAGDAEAPATTDCAAGAADEGQPLPVGGRCPLGTSPPAGQPTEN